Proteins encoded within one genomic window of Streptomyces rubradiris:
- a CDS encoding AMP-binding protein, with translation MDPTVDGTLSGRFARGLALAPDRPALHADGVDLTYRELHELALVRAGSLLAQLPGRPPAVGVLAGKGPTAYAGLLAGLYSGVTVVPLQPAFPAARTRRMIEAAGVGALLADDDALPALTALHEEGVRLPTLFAPGGQPMPALALDPDSALKAPQPARPGDIAYVLFTSGSTGRPKGVPVTHANTAHYFGLLDERYDFGPHDVFSQTFDLNFDCAVFDLFCAWGAGAAVVPVPARAYARLPEFVAERGLTVWFSTPSAITLVRRTGGLAPGALGSLRWSFFAGEALGCKDAEDWAAAAPGAALENLYGPTELTITITAHRWTPGRHPNDMVPIGAVHPGHDTLLLDPSGAPGTADEGELCVAGPQLTPGYLDPADDAGRFLEHDGRRYYRTGDRVRRAADGGWHYLGRKDAQVQVHGIRVELAEVDAAARTCPGVEDAVTVAVPVDGTVELAVFHTGAPVPPARLARRLRELLPAAVVPRAYHHLDTLPLNANRKTDRRKLASRAAAMRQPAGGTHERRQESQ, from the coding sequence GTGGACCCCACCGTGGACGGCACGCTGTCCGGCCGGTTCGCGCGCGGCCTGGCCCTCGCCCCCGACCGGCCCGCGCTGCACGCCGACGGCGTCGACCTCACCTACCGCGAACTGCACGAACTCGCCCTCGTACGGGCCGGCTCGCTGCTCGCCCAGCTCCCCGGCCGCCCGCCCGCCGTGGGGGTGCTGGCCGGCAAGGGACCCACGGCGTACGCCGGCCTGCTGGCCGGCCTGTACAGCGGCGTCACCGTCGTCCCCCTCCAGCCGGCCTTCCCCGCCGCCCGCACCCGGCGGATGATCGAGGCCGCCGGGGTCGGCGCGCTGCTCGCCGACGACGACGCCCTGCCCGCCCTGACCGCGCTGCACGAGGAAGGGGTGCGGCTGCCGACACTTTTCGCGCCCGGCGGGCAGCCCATGCCGGCGCTCGCCCTCGACCCGGACAGCGCCCTGAAGGCACCCCAGCCCGCCCGGCCCGGCGACATCGCCTATGTGCTGTTCACCTCCGGCTCCACCGGCCGGCCCAAGGGCGTGCCGGTCACCCACGCCAACACCGCCCACTACTTCGGACTCCTCGACGAGCGCTACGACTTCGGGCCGCACGACGTCTTCTCGCAGACCTTCGACCTCAACTTCGACTGCGCCGTGTTCGACCTGTTCTGCGCCTGGGGCGCCGGGGCCGCCGTCGTCCCCGTCCCCGCCCGGGCGTACGCGCGCCTGCCGGAGTTCGTGGCCGAACGGGGCCTGACCGTGTGGTTCTCCACGCCCAGCGCGATCACCCTCGTACGCCGCACCGGCGGGCTCGCCCCGGGCGCGCTGGGCTCGCTGCGCTGGAGCTTCTTCGCCGGGGAGGCGCTCGGCTGCAAGGACGCCGAGGACTGGGCCGCCGCCGCGCCGGGCGCCGCGCTGGAGAACCTCTACGGCCCCACCGAGCTGACCATCACCATCACCGCGCACCGCTGGACACCGGGACGCCACCCGAACGACATGGTGCCCATCGGCGCCGTCCACCCCGGCCACGACACCCTGCTGCTCGACCCGTCCGGCGCGCCCGGTACCGCCGACGAGGGCGAACTGTGCGTTGCCGGGCCCCAGTTGACGCCCGGTTACCTCGACCCGGCCGACGACGCCGGACGGTTCCTGGAACACGACGGCCGACGCTACTACCGCACCGGCGACCGGGTCCGGCGCGCCGCCGACGGCGGCTGGCACTACCTGGGCCGCAAGGACGCACAGGTCCAGGTGCACGGCATCCGGGTGGAACTGGCCGAGGTGGACGCCGCCGCCCGCACCTGCCCCGGTGTCGAGGACGCCGTGACCGTGGCCGTACCCGTGGACGGCACCGTGGAACTCGCCGTCTTCCACACCGGCGCGCCCGTGCCGCCCGCCCGGCTCGCCCGCCGTCTGCGCGAGCTGCTGCCGGCCGCCGTCGTCCCGCGCGCCTACCACCACCTGGACACCCTCCCGCTCAACGCCAACCGCAAGACCGACCGCAGGAAGCTCGCCTCCCGGGCCGCGGCCATGCGGCAGCCGGCCGGAGGCACACACGAAAGGCGGCAGGAGTCGCAGTGA
- a CDS encoding phosphopantetheine-binding protein — MWDDRFEQILRPFLPFLPPQEELTPESDLKDLGLDSLGTVQLLGTLEEDYRVRFRDSALTMDTFRTAGVLWDTVRGMQQSTTG, encoded by the coding sequence ATGTGGGACGACCGGTTCGAACAGATACTCCGCCCCTTCCTGCCGTTCCTGCCGCCGCAGGAGGAGCTGACGCCGGAGTCCGACCTGAAGGACCTCGGCCTGGACTCGCTCGGCACCGTCCAGCTCCTCGGCACCCTGGAGGAGGACTACCGGGTCCGCTTCCGCGACAGCGCGCTCACCATGGACACCTTCCGCACCGCCGGCGTGCTGTGGGACACCGTGCGGGGCATGCAGCAGAGCACCACGGGCTGA